From the genome of Tsukamurella pulmonis:
TACGCGGGAGCGCTGCACCGTCGTCGACTCACCGGTACTCGCGCACTAGAACCTGTCGGTGCGCTGTGGCACCGTCGGGGCATGGCGGACCGGCAGCAGCAAGAGAAGATCGACGCCGCGGCGCGGGCCGCGGAATAGGATCGAAGCATGCGCCTGCGCGACCATCCGATCATCGAGGTCTCCCGAGAGCTTCCATGCTCGCCGGCGGAGGCGTGGCGCCTCGTCACCGACATCACGCTCCCCACGCGCGCGGAAGGGGAGCTGCAGCACGCGGAATGGCTCGACGGAGCCGACGGCGTCGCCGTGGGAGCGCGGTTCCGTGGGCACAACGCCGACCCGGAGATCGGTGAATGGTTCACCGAGCCCGAGGTCACCGAGGTCGAGGACGGCCGGCGCTGGGTCTGGCGCGTGGGCCCTGCCGATGATCCGTTGGCCACGTGGGGATTCGAGGTCGAACCCGTCGAGGGCGGCGCGCTGGTGCGGCAGTGGGCGCGCGCCGGAACGGGGACCTCGCCCCTGAGCGAGTACATCGCGGAGCACCCGGATCAGGAGGCCCGGATCATCGACTTCCGCCTCGGCCTCTGGCGCGACTACATGCGGGCCAATCTCGACCTCCTCGCGCGCGAGGTGGGCTGACGTGCCCGCCGGCTTCGCCCTCTTCGACACCGCTGTGGGGCGGTGCGGGATCGCCTGGGGCGCCGACGGTGCCGTGACCGCCGTCCGACTGCCGGAGGAGTCCGATCAGGCCACCGCGCAGCATCTCGGCGAGGGCGCGGAGCCGGCCGCGCCGCCGCCCGCGATCGAACGCGTGATCACGGCCGTCGTCGACCTGGTCTCCGGCACGAACCTCGACGACGATCTCGCCTGGGTGCCCCTGGACATGCAGGGGCTCACGGACTTCCAGCGCTCCGTCTACGACGTGGCCCGCCGGATCCCGCCCGGAGTCACCCGTACCTACGGCGAGATCGCCACGGAGATAGGCCTTCCCGGTTCCGCACGCGCCGTCGGTCGGGCGCTGGGCGAGAACCCCTTTCCCCCGGTCGTGCCCTGCCACCGGGTGACCGCCGCGAACGGCAGGACGGGCGGCTTCTCCGCCGGCGGCGGCGTCACGACCAAGATGCGCCTGCTCTCCACCGAGCAGGCCGTCCTCGGGCTCTGGTGAACTCTTCCGCGCGTCCCGCCGTTGGTTTGCTGGTTCTGCTCACGATGTCCCCCAGCTCGGGACGGGGCGCCGCGATGTTTCGTCGGCGCGTCACGGGGATGCCCTGCGACGGCGCCGACGAGGTATGCGCCGCACGCATGGCCTCCGGTCGACACACCGTGACCCGGTCCGGCCGAGCGGCGACGGGCCTACTTCCGCAGGCGCTCGCGCCGGAGCAGCTCGACGTCCGGCAGGTCCAGCGGCTCGAGCGAACGCCCGGTCGCGCGGGCCAGCAGATGATCGGCCAACTCCGGGTTCCGCGCGAGGGCCGGGCCGTGCATGTAGGTGCCGAGCACGCTGCCCTGGACGACCCCGTCGACCGCGGCGCCCGCGCCGTTGCCCGTGCCCCGGACCACGCGCATCAGCGGCGCGGCGTCCGGGCCGAGAGCCGAACCGCCGCGGTGGTTCTCGAAACCGCTCAGCGGCTGGGTGAGCCCGTCGATCAGCGGCACGCCCTCGATCTCGCCGATCGAGCGGGTCGCCTGCGGGGTCGTGGTCAGGTCGAAGAGCGAGATGCCGTCGACACGCTCGCCCTCGGACGTCTCGTACCAGTGGCCGAGCACCTGGATCGCCGCGCAGATCGCGAGCACGGGCGCGCCCTTGGCCGCGGCCTCCTGCATGCCCGGGTACTGGGTCAGGTGGCGGGTCGCCAGGCGTTGCGCGTAGTCCTCGGCGCCGCCGAGGGTGTAGATGTCGCAGGTCGCGGGCACCGGATCGGCCAGCGTGATCGGCAGGACCTCGGCGTCGATGCCGCGCAGCCGCGCCCGCTGGCGCAGCACCAGGGCGTTGCCGCCGTCGCCGTAGGTGCCCATCACATCGGGCAGCACCAGGCCGATGACCAGGGTGGACTCGGTGATCCGAGCCTCGGATCCGGAGAAGTCGATCACGCGCGCCGCCCTTCCAGTGCCGTGTTCAGGTCGCGGAACGCGGTGTAGTTGGCGAGGACTTCGACCCGTCCGGGCGGGCACGAGGCGATCGCCGCGAGGGGATCGGCGACGAGCGAGTGCTCCGCCCCGGCGTAGGTCAGGCGCACCGCGAGGTCGGCCCCGCGCTCGCCCGACGCCACGACCTTGCCGTTGTCGAACCGCTCGAACTGCACGTCCCACAGCCACGAGAGGTCCTCACCGTCGGGGACCTGTCCGTTCACGGCGATCACCAGTCCCTCGGCGGTGCCGTCGATCATCGACATGGCCTCCTGCCAGCCGGCGGGGTTCTTCGCGAGCAGCATCCGGACGGTGTGCTCGCCGACGATCACCGTCGAGTAGCGGCCCGCGACCTCGCCGACGGTGCCGACGGCCTCGACCGCGGCCCGCGGGTCGGCGCCCATTGCGACCGCGGCGGCCACTGCCTGCGCGGCGTTGCCGCGGTTCGCCCGACCGGGCAGTTTCAGATCCAGCGGCGCGACGAAACCGTCCGGCCCGTGGATGGAGGTGTCGTCGACCCACCAGTCGGGCTCCGGGCGGGAGAAGTCGGTCCCCGTCGAGTACCAGTGCGCGCCGTCGCGGACGATGGGCTCGCCCGAGCGGGGGCACGAGGTGGAGTCGCTGGTCCAGCCCGCGCCGGCCGCGACCCAGACCACGTTCTTCGCGTCGTACGCGACGGAGGTCACGAGCACGTCGTCGCAGTTCGCGATCACGGTCAGCTCGGGGTGCGCCTCGACGCCCGCGCGCAGCCTGCGCTCGATGGCGTTGATCTCGCCGACGCGGTCGAGCTGGTCGCGCGAGAGGTTGAGCAGGACGAGCGCCTCGGCGTCGGTGGCGTCGAGCACGTGCGGCACGTGCAGTTCGTCGACCTCGAGGGCGGCGAGCGGCGCGCGCTGGTGTGCGGTGAGGGTGGCGACGATGCCGGCGTCCATGTTCGCCCCGTCGGCCTGCGTGGCGACCTCGCGGCCGAGCGTGCCGAGTGCGGCCGCGGTCATCCGGGTGGTGGTCGACTTGCCGTTGGTGCCGGTCACCACGACGGTGCGTTTGCCCGCGGCCAGTCGGGACATCAGATTCGGCTCGATCTTGAGCGCGACCAGGCCGCCGATCATCGAGCCCTTGCCGCGCCCGGCGCGCTGCGACGCCCAGGCTGCGGATCGGGCGGCGAGCAGCGCCGCGCGGGCGCGGAGGGGGAGTCCGGGCATGCGCTCCAGGATAGGGCAAGCTGGATTCATGGCTGAACTGCACGAGGACCGGCGGCGGGCGCTCTCGTTCGGGGCGATCGCCGAGGATTACGACCGGCTGCGCCCCCGCTACGCGGACGTCACCGTCGACGCGATCACGACGGGCGCGGGCACCGCCGTCGACGTCGGGGCGGGCACGGGCATCCTGGCACGGCAACTGCGCGAGCGCGGCGTGGAGGTGCTGGCCGTCGAGCCGGATGCCGCGATGGCCGAGGTCGCGCGCGCCTCCGGCGTCCCGGCCGAGGTCGCGACGTTCGAGGACTGGGATGCGCAGGGCCGCACGTTCGACCTGGTCACCTTCGGCCAGTCCTGGCACTGGGTCGACGCCGAGACCGCGATCCCGCGGCTCGCGGACCTACTCGCCCCGGGCGGGCGTGTGGTGCTGTTGTGGAACAAGCTGCGGCCGTGCCGCCCGTCGAACGACGCGCTGCGTGCCGCGAGCGAGGACTACGTCAACGTCGAGGCCGCGGGCGCCGGCACCGCCCACGATCAACTGTTCGCGATGGCGCAGCTTCGCCGTCGGTTCGAGGAGGCGGGCTTCGTCGTGACCGAGCGCGAGGACGGCTGGGTCGAGACGCAGCCCAAGGAGCGCTGGCTGGACCTGGTCTTCACGTACTCAGGGCACTCAACCCTGCCGGACGACCGCCGGGTCGCGCTGCGTGCCGCGCTCGCCGAGGTCATCGGCGACGGTGACGTCGAGCTCTCGGCCGGCACCACCGCCCTCATCGCCACCCGGTAGCGGCGACGGCCGCCGCAGCATGCCGAGCAGGCAGCCGGCGATGACCGTCCCGGCGCCGGCCAGCGCGAGCGCCGTCGGGTGCTCGCCGAGCACGACCGCGCTCGCGGCGATCCCGACGACCGGGACCAGCAGCGTGGCCGGCGCGACGGTCGAGGCGGGGTAGCGGGCCATCAGCGCGCCCCACAGCCCGTACCCGACGACGGTGCTGAGGATCGCGATGTACGCCACACCCAGCAGAGCCAGACGACCCTCGGTGCCGTCGAGGCTGTGCGCCAGGGCCTTCCACCCTGTGGTGGGGCCCTCCACGGCGGCGCTGAGCGCCAGCATCGGCAGGGGCGGGATCACCGACATCCACAGGGTGAAGCGGAAGGGCTCCGACGGTGCCGCCAGCCGCTGCCCGATGTTGCCGAACGCCCAGCTCAGGCCTCCCAACAGGGTGAGCGCGACGCCGAGGACGCCGACGCCCGCCGCGGCGTCCGCGCGGTCGGCGATGATCAGGCCCATCCCGACGACCGCGATCCCGATGCCGACGATCTGCCGGACGGCCAGCTTCTCGTGCAGCAGCACGGCGCCGAGCAGGACGGTGAACGGCGCCGAGGACTGCAGCACCAGCGAGGCCAGGCCGGTCGGCATCCCGATGTGCATGGCGGTGAACAACAGGCCGAACTGGAAGGTGCCCGAGCCGATGCCGTAGAGCAGCAGCCACTTCACCGGCCCCTTCGGCGGGCGCACGAACAGCAGCACCGGGAGCGCGAGAACCAGGAAGCGCAGCGCGCCCAGGAACAGCGGCGGGAAGTAGTCCAGGCCGTAGCGGATGGCGAGGAAGTTCAGTCCCCACAGCACGACGACGAACAGGGCGACGAGGCGGTGGCGGGGGGTCATGCATTCCACTGTCGCGCCCCTGGACCGGAAGAACAATCGAATACTTCTTGAGCGTCCATGTAGCGTGGCTACATGGACGTGCACCGGCTCCGGATCCTTCGCGAACTGGCCGATCGCGGCACCGTCGCCGCGACGGCACGGGCGATGGACATGACCCCGTCGGCGGTCTCCCAGCAACTCAAGGTGCTCGCACGGGAGGCGGGCGTCGATCTGCTCGAGCCCGACGGCCGGCGCGTGCGCCTCACCGACGCCGGTCTCGCGCTGGTGGTCCGCGCGGAATCGGTGCTGGGCGAACTGGATCGGGCTCGCGCGGAGATGGATCGGTACCGCTCGACCCCCGTCGGCGTCGTCCGGCTCACACTCTTCCCGTCGGCCGCGGAGCTGCTGCTGCCGGGCGTGCTGCGGCGCACCGCCGCCGCCGGAGTGCAGGTGGCCGCGGCGGACGCGGACCTGCCGGGCACCGAGCTGCCGGCGATGCTCGCGGATGCGGACGTGGTGGTCGCGCACCGTGACGAGCGGGCCGGCCCGCTGGGCGGACCCCGGATCGCCTCCCGCGTGCTCATGCGGGAGCCGATCGACCTGGTGGTTCCGGTGGACCACCCGTTCGCCGAGGCGGGCCGGGTCGACGCGACGCAGCTCGCCGACCTCGACTGGATCAGCGTGCGCGACGGCTTCCCCGTCGACGACGTGCTCCGCTCCCTCGCCACGATCACCGGCGTGCAGCCGCGGGTGGTGCAGCGCATCAACGACTTCCACACGATCCAGGCCATGGTGGCGGCCGGGCTCGGGGTCGCGCTCGTCGCGCGCCACGCGGTGACCCACCCCGGAGTCCGGGGGCTCGAGATCGCCGGTGTGCTGGCCGCCCGCATTCTCGAGGCGGCGACGCGGCCCGGGGCTGAACGCCGGCCCGCCGTCGCGGCGGTGCTGCGCGCGCTCGACGAGGAGGTCGCGGCGGTGGGTTGACGCCGGTGTCGAAGTCATCCCATGATTCGAGTGATGACGTCGAGCTCGCAAGTCGCCGCCCCGCCCGCGCTCCGGGCCGTCGGCGCCCTGACGTGCGCCGCCGCCCTGATCACGATGGGCATCTGCCTGCGACTGATCTTCGGCAGCTCGTCGGCCGTGCTCGCGGAGATCCGGGACGCGTACGGACTGAGCGGCGCCGAGGTCGCGCTCCTCACCACCGGCCCCGTGCTCTGCCTCGGGCTGTTCTCGGCCGCCGCGCCGCGTCTGGCCCACCGGTACACGGCCGTGGTGGTGGCGACCGCCGCCGTCGCGATGGTCGCGCTCGGCAGCGCGCTGCGGATCGCGCCCAGTTGGACGGTGCTCCTCGGCGGCACGCTGCTCGCCGGCGCCGGGATCGCCCTGGGCAACGTCCTCGGGCCGGTGCTGGTGCGGATCTTCTTCCCGCACCGCCTCGGGCTGATGACCGGCCTGTTCACCGCGATGGTGTGCCTGTCCACCGGGTTCGCCTCGGCGCTCACGGTTCCCGGTGCGACGGCGCTCGGCGGCAGTTGGCGCGGTGCCCTGGCCCTGTGGGCGATCCCCGCGCTCGCCGCCGCGGCACTGCTCACGGTGGTCACCGTGCGCTACCTCGCCTTCCGCCGGAGCGTCCCCGAGTCCGACGGTGCCGCCGAGACCGGAGCCGCCCGGACGGTGCTGCGCAGTCCGGTGGCCTGGGCGGTCACCGGGTTCATGGGGCTGCAGTCGCTGCAGGCCTACGCCCTGATCGGCTGGATCCCCACCATCTACCGCGACCGGGGCCTGTCGGCGCAGACCGGTGGCGCCATGCTGGCGATCGGCGGCCTGCTCAGCGTGGTGACCGCGCTCAGCTTCCCGCAGTGGGCCGCGCGTCGCCGCGAGCAGCGGACCGTCGCGGTGGCGGCCGTTGGGCTGCAGGCGATCGGCGTGTTCGGCGTGCTCGCCTTCGGTACCGGGATCGGTGCCTGGATCGCGAACGTCTTCGTCGGCTTCGGCCTGGGGGCGATGATCTCGCTGGCCGTCACGATGATGAACCTGCGCGCCGCCACCACCGCGCAGGCGGTCTCGCTGTCCGCGATGTCGCAGACGGTGGGCTACCTGCTCGCCGCCTGGGGGCCGATGCTCATGGGCGTCCTGCACGGCGTGCACGACGACTGGACGCTCCCGCTGGTCGGCCTGCTGATCCTGCTGGTGCCGCTCCTGTTGTGCGGGCTCGTCGCCGGTGGGAACAAGAGCGTCGGAAGTGCTGGGGCCGACGACGGGGCGGGGGCGCGGGCGCGCACGTAAGGTGGGCGCATGAGCGAACACGACGCCCCGGATGCGATCGTCGTCGGTGCGGGACTCGCGGGCCTGGTGGCCGCGTACGAGCTGTCGCGAGCGGGACGCCGGGTCCTCATCGTCGACCAGGAGAACCGCAACAATCTCGGCGGCCAGGCGTTCTGGAGCCTCGGCGGCCTGTTCCTGGTGGACTCGCCGGAACAGCGGCGCCTCGGCATCAAGGACTCCTTCGAGCTGGCGTGGCAGGACTGGACGGGCTCGGCGGGCTTCGACCGTGAGGACGAGGACCGCTGGCCCCGGCAGTGGGCCCGGGCCTACGTCGAGTTCGCCACCCACCGCAAGCGCGACTACCTGCGCCGCCTCGGCCTCGGTTTCACCCCGGTGGTCGGCTGGGCGGAGCGGGGCGGCGGCACCGCCGACGGCCACGGCAACTCCGTCCCGCGCTTCCACCTCACCTGGGGCACCGGCCCCGAGGTGGTGCGGGTCTTCCGCGAGCCGGTCGAGCGCGCGGAGGCGAAGGGGCTGGTGCGCTTCGCCTTCCGGCACCGCGTCGACGAGCTGATCACCGGTGCCGACGGCGCGATCGTCTGTGTCCGCGGCGCGGTCCTCGAGCCCACGGACCTCGAGCGCGGCGTGGCCAGCAGCCGGGAGACGGTCGGGGAATTCGAGTTCCGCGCACCGACGGTGCTCGTCACCTCGGGCGGCATCGGCCACAACTTCGATCTCATGCGCCAGTACTGGCCCGCCGAGCGCCTCGGCCCGTTCCCGCGGCACATGATCGCCGGCGTGCCCGCGCACGTCGACGGGCGCATGCTCGCGATCTCCGAGGAGGCAGGCGCGAACATCGTGAACCGCGACCGCGTCTGGGCCTACACCGAGGGCATCCACAATTGGGACCCGATCTGGCCCGACCACGCGATCCGCATCATCCCGGGGCCCTCGTCCCTGTGGTTCGATGCGAACGGCAACCGGTTCACGGCGCCGAACTTCCCTGGATTCGACACCAACGCCACGATGAAGGCGATCCTCGAGACCGGTTACGACTACTCGTGGTTCGTGCTCACGCAGACGATCATCGAGAAGGAGTTCGCGCTCTCGGGGTCGGAGCAGAACCCCGACATCACCGAGAAGGACCTGAAACTCGCCCTCGGGCGGGTGAAGTCGAAGGGGGCGCCGGGCCCGGTCGAGGCGTTCAAGCAGCACGGCGAGGACTTCGTCGTCGCCGACACCCTGGAGGAACTGGTCGCGGGTATGAACGCGATCGGCCGCGGCGGGCACGTCGAACTCGAACACCTGCGTACCCAGATCGAGGCGCGCGACCGTGAGACCGCCAACGCGTTCAGCAAGGACGCCCAGCTGCAGGCGATGCACAACGCGCGGAACTATCTGGGCGACAAGGTGGTCCGTGTCGCCAAGCCGCACCGCATCCTGGACCCCGCGCACGGGCCGCTCATCGCGGTGCGCCTGAACATCCTCTCCCGCAAGACCCTGGGCGGGCTCGAGACCGACCTCTCGGCGCGCGTCCTCGGGGCCGACGGTGCGCCCGTGCCCGGCCTGTACGCCGCCGGTGAGGTCGCCGGGTTCGGCGGCGGCGGTGTGCACGGGTACAACGCACTGGAGGGCACGTTCCTCGGCGGATGCATATTCTCGGGGATGACGGCGGGCCGCGCGGCAGCGGCCGCCACCGGTGGACGGAAGGGAGTGAGGGCGTGAGCGGACGTACCGCACTGGTGACCGGGGCGACTTCCGGCATCGGCTACGAGACGGCGAAGCTGCTGGCACAGAAGGGGTATCGAGTTCTCGGTACCAGTCGTGATCCGGAGACGATCGCGGCGGACAAGCGGATCCCCGGGGTGGAGTACCTGGCGCTGGATCTGGCCGACCGGGATTCGGTCGCGGCCTGTGCCGCCGCGGCCGGCCACGTCGACGTCGTGGTCAACAACGCGGGCGAGAGCCAGTCCGGCCCGCTGGAGGAGCTCCCCGCGGACGCCGTGGACCGCCTCTTCCAGACGAACGTCTTCGGCGCGGTGCAGCTGACGCAGCGCCTGCTCCCGGCGATGCGCGAGCAGCGCTACGGCCGCGTGATCATGGTCGGCTCGATGCTCGCCAGCTTCCCGCTCGCCTACCGCGGCTCCTACGTCGCGGCGAAGGCCGCGCTCAAGGGCTTCGCCTCCGCCGCGCGCCAGGAGCTCTCACCCTTCGGCGTCGCGGTGACCACCGTCGAACCCGGCTCGATCGCGACCGGCATCGGCGAGCGGCGCACCAAGTACATCGCCGACAACTCGGTGTACCGCACCGACTTCGACACGATGATCGAGAACCTCGATGCCAATGAGCGTGCGGGCATCACCCCGAAGCAGGTGGCGGAGGTGATCGTGAAGGCGATCGAGGCGGACAAGCCCCGCGAGTTCGCCGCGGTGGGCAGCAACGCGCCGCTGGTCTTCCTGCTCAAGCGCCTGGTGCCCGTCGAGGTCGTCTCGAGCATCGTCGCGCGCAAGCACGGACTCAAGCGGTAGTGTCCGAATCGTGCACGTCCTGATCGAGCCGACCCAGCGCTATCTCGCGTGCGTGGTGTGCGGTTGCACCACGTTCGATCGGCGGGAGGTGAAGATGAACACCACCGGTGCTTCCTTCCTCGGCTTCGACTGGGCCAATAGGTCCGGGGACGGAGCGATCTGCACGGCGTGCGGGTACGTCCACACGTTCCTCGGTCCCGGGCACAGCTGGGTGAACGCGACCCCGTAGCGCTGGTCTCCGAGGCAGCGCCGACACGATCTACTACATAGTGTCGTAGATCACTGGATTTTATCTTGCACGTAATCTGCATATTTCAATAGCCTGGTCACGTGAGGCTCACAGGATTCAGCGACGTCGGACTACGGATCTTGATCCGGCTCGCCGTCGCGGAGGACGGGGACCGGCTCTCGACCCGCGACATCGCCGCCGAGATGCAGGTGTCCTACGCCCATGCGACGAAGGCGTGCGCACACCTGTCCGCCCGCGGATGGATCGAGGCGGATCGCGGCCGCGGCGGGGGCGTCACGCTCACTGCGTCCGGCCGTGCCGCTGCGCTCGGCGACGTCGTGCGCTCCCTGGAGGGCGACGACGACGGCGAGCTCATCGATTGCGCGGGCCTGGGGTGCCCACTCCGGTCCGCGTGCCGGCTCCGGTCCGCCCTCGCCACCGCGCGCGCGGCGTTCTACGCGTCGCTGAACACCGTCACCGTGGCCTCGCTGGCGCAACCGCCCACTCGAGCGGTCGTGCTCGAACTCACGAACCGATAAGGATGCTCACGATGCTTTCCGCAGCCCACAGGGAAATCGTTTCCGCCACACTGCCGCTCGTCGGCGGTGCCATCGCCGAGATCACTCCGGTGTTCTACCGCCGCCTGTTCGCCGCGCACCCGGAACTCGAGCGGGACCTGTTCAACCGTGGCAACCAGGCCAACGGCGCCCAGCAGGCGGCACTCGCGGGCGCCGTCGCGATGTACGCCACGATGCTGGTCACCGAGGACGCGCAGGAGCGCGCCCTGATCGAGCGGATCGCGCACAAGCACGCCTCGCTGGGCGTGCCGCCGTCCGCCTATCCGGTGGTGTACGAGCACCTCTTCGCCGCCATCGTCGAGATCCTCGGTGCCGACACCGTGACGGCGCCCGTCGCGGAGGCGTGGACGGCCGTCTACTGGGCCATGGCCGACGAGCTGATCGGTCGCGAGCGCGAGCTGTACGCCGAGGCCGACACCACGCCGGAGACGACCTGGATGCCCGTCGTCGTGACGGAGCGCGTGCAGCAGTCGCCCGCCACCGTCGCCCTGACGCTGGCCGCACCCGACGGCTCGTCGCTCCCGACTTTCCGTGCCGGGCAGTACGTCTCCGTCGCCGTCGTCCTGCCCGACGGTGCCCGCCAGATCCGGCAGTACAGCCTCTCCCACGCCGCGGGAGCGGATCGCTGGCGGATCTCGGTGCGCCGCGAGGGCGAGGTCTCGTCGCATCTGCACGAGTACGCCTTCGAGGGCGACGTGCTGCAGGTGTCCCATCCGTTCGGCGACGTCTACCTCGACAGTGATCCGGCGACGCCGCTGCTGCTCGCCTCGGCGGGCATCGGCATCACCCCGGTGCTGGGGATGCTCTACGCGCTCGAGGCGGAGCAGCAGGGGCGCGCGGTCACCGTCGTCCACGCCGACCGCACCCGCGCGACGCACGCCCATCGTGCCGAGCTCGCCGAGCTCGTCGGGCGGATCCCGGACGCCCGGCTGATCACCTACTACGATCGGCTGCCCGAGGGATACCCGCTGGGCGACGGCGAGCGCCGCGGGCGGATCGACCTGCGCGACATCGATGTTCCGGCGGATGCGAACATCTACCTCTGCGGGCCCCAGCCGTTCATGACCGCACTCGGCGGCCAGCTCGCGGCGGCCGAGGTGGCGCCGGAGCGGATCTACGCGGAGGCCTTCACTCCGGTCTCGCCCGTGAGTGCGTGATCGACTCCTCGAGGATGCGCGCCGCCTCCGGGAAGCGTTCGGGCTGCGGTCCGGCGTAGGCCAGGCGAAGGTGGTTGCCCGTCGGCTCCGCGGGGAACCATTCGTCGCCGGAGCCCACGACGAGCCCGGCGCGCCGGCAGTCGTCGACGACGGTGCCGAGGTCGACCTCCTCGGGCAGGCGCGCCCACAGGGCGAGTCCGCCGCGCGGGACCGCGTCGATCGCGACCGACGGGGCCTCCTCGCGCAGGGAACGCAACAGCAGGTCGCGCCGCTCGCCGAGGCTGTGCGCCAGGCGGCGCAGGTGCGTCCGCCACGCCGGGGCGGTGACCACGTCGAGCGCCACGGCCTGCAGCACGCCGCTGACGTACATCGCGTCCGCCTGCGTGTCGGCGAGGATGCGGTCGCGGGCCGGCCCGCGGGCGATCACCGCCGCCACCCGCACCGCTGGCGCCACGCTCTTGCTCAGCGAGCGGATGTAGACCACGTGGCCGTCGTCGTCCCGCGCGGCGAGGGGCGCGGGCGCCGCGTCGATGCCGAAGTCGCGGGCGTAGTCGTCCTCGATGAGGAAGGCCCCCGCGGTGCGCACGGCGCCGAGGACCGCCGCCGCGCGGTCCGCGTCCCACACGGCCCCGGTCGGACTGGCGAACGTGGGCTGCGCGTAGAACGCACGTGCGCCCGTCTCCGCCAGCACCCGGCGCACGACGTCCGGATCCGGGCCCGACGGTCCGCTCGGAACGGGGACGACCTCGACGCCCGCCTGCTCCGCCGCCAGGATCGCGCCCCAGTAGGTGGGCGATTCCATCACCAACGGTCGCCCCGTGCCGACGAGCGCGCGGAACGCCGTGAGCAGTGCGCCCTGACTCCCGGGGGTGATGACCACGTCCCGGGCTCCGACGGGGCCGATACCCGCCGGTGTGAGGGCCGCCAGCTCCGCCGCGAACCACGACCGCAGTTCAATGACGCCGGCGATGGGTGGCCGGCCGAGCAACGACTCGCTGCGGGATGCGCGCGCCAGAGCCGGCCGCACGAGTCGTTCCGGTAGCAGCTCGCGCGCCGGGTAGCCGGAGTGCAGGCCGATGGCGTCACCGTCCGAGGGCTGCAGCGCGGTGGGCGCGGCGGGGGTGCGTCGGCCCGAGGCGCCCAGCGCGGCGGTCTGCCAGCTGAAATCGACCGCGCGTGTCGCCCGCTCGACGCGAGCGAAAGTGCCGACACCAGGCCTGGTTTCGACTTCTCCGAGCGCAGTGAGGGAGCGCAGTGCCTGCTGCACCGTGACCGGGCTGACCCGATGTTCGGCGACGAGGGCCCGCGTCGACGGCAGCTTGGAACCGGGCGGAGATGCGGCGATCCACCCGCGCAGCGCTGTCGTCAGCCGCGCGCTACTGCTATCGTCAGACATGAAAGACAATGATAGCGCTACTCTCACCAGGCCGTCAGTGATACCGGAGTCGACTCCGGCACGGGCGGGCCTGCTCTGGGGTCTGCTGGGCGTGCTCGCCTTCTCGTTCACGGTGCCCTTCACCCGTCTCGCGGTCGCCGACGGCGGCCTCGATCCGCTGTTCGTCGGCACCGGTCGCGCCGTGGTCGCCGCCCTGCTCGCGGGGACGGCCCTCGTCGTGACCGGGCAGGCGCTGCCGCAGGGGAGGCAATGGCTCCGCGTGGGCGTCGTCGCGCTCGGCGTGGTGGTCGGGTTCCCCGTT
Proteins encoded in this window:
- a CDS encoding methylated-DNA--[protein]-cysteine S-methyltransferase encodes the protein MPAGFALFDTAVGRCGIAWGADGAVTAVRLPEESDQATAQHLGEGAEPAAPPPAIERVITAVVDLVSGTNLDDDLAWVPLDMQGLTDFQRSVYDVARRIPPGVTRTYGEIATEIGLPGSARAVGRALGENPFPPVVPCHRVTAANGRTGGFSAGGGVTTKMRLLSTEQAVLGLW
- a CDS encoding Mur ligase family protein, with the translated sequence MPGLPLRARAALLAARSAAWASQRAGRGKGSMIGGLVALKIEPNLMSRLAAGKRTVVVTGTNGKSTTTRMTAAALGTLGREVATQADGANMDAGIVATLTAHQRAPLAALEVDELHVPHVLDATDAEALVLLNLSRDQLDRVGEINAIERRLRAGVEAHPELTVIANCDDVLVTSVAYDAKNVVWVAAGAGWTSDSTSCPRSGEPIVRDGAHWYSTGTDFSRPEPDWWVDDTSIHGPDGFVAPLDLKLPGRANRGNAAQAVAAAVAMGADPRAAVEAVGTVGEVAGRYSTVIVGEHTVRMLLAKNPAGWQEAMSMIDGTAEGLVIAVNGQVPDGEDLSWLWDVQFERFDNGKVVASGERGADLAVRLTYAGAEHSLVADPLAAIASCPPGRVEVLANYTAFRDLNTALEGRRA
- a CDS encoding LysR family transcriptional regulator, with product MDVHRLRILRELADRGTVAATARAMDMTPSAVSQQLKVLAREAGVDLLEPDGRRVRLTDAGLALVVRAESVLGELDRARAEMDRYRSTPVGVVRLTLFPSAAELLLPGVLRRTAAAGVQVAAADADLPGTELPAMLADADVVVAHRDERAGPLGGPRIASRVLMREPIDLVVPVDHPFAEAGRVDATQLADLDWISVRDGFPVDDVLRSLATITGVQPRVVQRINDFHTIQAMVAAGLGVALVARHAVTHPGVRGLEIAGVLAARILEAATRPGAERRPAVAAVLRALDEEVAAVG
- a CDS encoding EamA family transporter, which produces MTPRHRLVALFVVVLWGLNFLAIRYGLDYFPPLFLGALRFLVLALPVLLFVRPPKGPVKWLLLYGIGSGTFQFGLLFTAMHIGMPTGLASLVLQSSAPFTVLLGAVLLHEKLAVRQIVGIGIAVVGMGLIIADRADAAAGVGVLGVALTLLGGLSWAFGNIGQRLAAPSEPFRFTLWMSVIPPLPMLALSAAVEGPTTGWKALAHSLDGTEGRLALLGVAYIAILSTVVGYGLWGALMARYPASTVAPATLLVPVVGIAASAVVLGEHPTALALAGAGTVIAGCLLGMLRRPSPLPGGDEGGGAGRELDVTVADDLGERGTQRDPAVVRQG
- a CDS encoding SRPBCC family protein → MRLRDHPIIEVSRELPCSPAEAWRLVTDITLPTRAEGELQHAEWLDGADGVAVGARFRGHNADPEIGEWFTEPEVTEVEDGRRWVWRVGPADDPLATWGFEVEPVEGGALVRQWARAGTGTSPLSEYIAEHPDQEARIIDFRLGLWRDYMRANLDLLAREVG
- a CDS encoding class I SAM-dependent methyltransferase, translating into MAELHEDRRRALSFGAIAEDYDRLRPRYADVTVDAITTGAGTAVDVGAGTGILARQLRERGVEVLAVEPDAAMAEVARASGVPAEVATFEDWDAQGRTFDLVTFGQSWHWVDAETAIPRLADLLAPGGRVVLLWNKLRPCRPSNDALRAASEDYVNVEAAGAGTAHDQLFAMAQLRRRFEEAGFVVTEREDGWVETQPKERWLDLVFTYSGHSTLPDDRRVALRAALAEVIGDGDVELSAGTTALIATR
- a CDS encoding type 1 glutamine amidotransferase, with amino-acid sequence MTESTLVIGLVLPDVMGTYGDGGNALVLRQRARLRGIDAEVLPITLADPVPATCDIYTLGGAEDYAQRLATRHLTQYPGMQEAAAKGAPVLAICAAIQVLGHWYETSEGERVDGISLFDLTTTPQATRSIGEIEGVPLIDGLTQPLSGFENHRGGSALGPDAAPLMRVVRGTGNGAGAAVDGVVQGSVLGTYMHGPALARNPELADHLLARATGRSLEPLDLPDVELLRRERLRK
- a CDS encoding MFS transporter — protein: MTSSSQVAAPPALRAVGALTCAAALITMGICLRLIFGSSSAVLAEIRDAYGLSGAEVALLTTGPVLCLGLFSAAAPRLAHRYTAVVVATAAVAMVALGSALRIAPSWTVLLGGTLLAGAGIALGNVLGPVLVRIFFPHRLGLMTGLFTAMVCLSTGFASALTVPGATALGGSWRGALALWAIPALAAAALLTVVTVRYLAFRRSVPESDGAAETGAARTVLRSPVAWAVTGFMGLQSLQAYALIGWIPTIYRDRGLSAQTGGAMLAIGGLLSVVTALSFPQWAARRREQRTVAVAAVGLQAIGVFGVLAFGTGIGAWIANVFVGFGLGAMISLAVTMMNLRAATTAQAVSLSAMSQTVGYLLAAWGPMLMGVLHGVHDDWTLPLVGLLILLVPLLLCGLVAGGNKSVGSAGADDGAGARART